A section of the Papio anubis isolate 15944 chromosome 4, Panubis1.0, whole genome shotgun sequence genome encodes:
- the ZNF804B gene encoding zinc finger protein 804B: MACYLVISSRHLSNGHYRGIKGVFRGPLCKNGSPSPDFAEKEKSTAKALEDVKANFYCELCDKQYHKHQEFDNHINSYDHAHKQRLKELKQREFARNVASKSWKDEKKQEKALKRLHQLAELRQQSECVSGNGPAYKAPKVAIEKQLQQGIFPVKNGRKVSCMKSALLLKGKNLPRIISDKQRSTVPNRHQLQSDRRCLFGNRVPQTSSDLSNANHRTGVSFSFSKKVHLKLESSASVFSENTEETHDCNKSPIYKTKQIADKCKCCRFANKDTHLTKEKEVNISPSHLESVLHNTISINSKILQDNNNSIDETLEDSIGIHASFSKSNIHLSDVDFTPSSREKETRNTLKNTLENCVNHPCQANASFSPPNIYNHSDARIFECLDEFSSAEPSEQKSTVHLNPNSRIENREKSLDKTERVSKNVQRLVREACTHNVASKPLPFLHVQSKDGHTTLQWPTELLLFTKTEPCISYGCNPLYFDFKLSRNTKEDHNPEDLKTELCKKSLEVKTKRESQVSGVIEDQQKLIQEDNQYLKPKMMIANPDWEKFQRKYNLDYSDSEPNKSEYAFSANDLEMKNPEVPLYLNTSLKDYTGKNNSENELKEASRAHWQGSRKVVLNDTDEDLSCPSYISRTKKNILIPCNPHLEFEDERQLNCKSSCYTVGGNSDHGKDFSVILKSNHISMTNKVSGCGDRRYKRCSPKSSLSRYSCSSDTSPSSMSSLRSTCSSHRFNGNSRGNFLCFYKREHHSVERHKRKCLKHNCLYLSDEIAKSSQMQSEPQKERNCKLWESFKNEKYSKRRYCHCRERQKLGKNQQQFSGLKSTRIICCDSNSQISCTGSSKKPPNCQGTQYDRLDSYSREKIYYLNKGKRNQESLGSPHICDLGKVRPMKYNSGNISCLLKNCSSGPSETTESNITEGERSPLTAKSLLERVQAKKCQEQSSNVEVSSNSCKNELEAPSQVPCTIQLVPSGCNRQALPLSEKIQYASESRNDQDSAIPRTTEKDKSKSSQTNNFTILADTDCDNHLSKGIIHLVTESQSLNIKMNPTTKEQSKPLISEIQPFIQCCDPVPNEFPGAFPSNRYTGVTDSTETKEDQINLDLQDASMHINHVEGNINSYYDRTMQKPDKVKDELDVCHKSLSPPLIQQPITFSPDEIDKYKILQLQAQQHMQKQLLSKHLRVLPAAGPTAFSPASTVQTVPVHQHTSITTIHHTFLQHFAVSASLSSHNSHLPIAHLHPLSQAHFTPISFSTLTPTIIPAHPTFLAGHPLHLVAATPFHPSHITLQPLPPTAFIPTLFGPHLNPATTSIIHLNPLIQPVFQGQDFCHHSCSSQMQQLNEVKEALNVSTHLN, encoded by the exons AGACTGAAAGAATTAAAGCAAAGGGAATTTGCTCGGAATGTAGCTTCTAAGTCATggaaagatgagaagaaacaagaaaaagcacTTAAACGACTCCATCAGCTGGCTGAGTTAAGGCAGCAATCTGAATG TGTTTCTGGAAATGGACCAGCATACAAAGCCCCCAAGGTAGCCATAGAAAAGCAACTCCAGCAAGGAATTTTCCCCGTTAAGAATGGCAGAAAGGTATCATGCATGAAGAGTGCTCTTCTCCTTAAAGGAAAAAATCTCCCCAGAATCATTTCCGATAAACAGCGGTCCACCGTGCCAAATCGACACCAATTACAATCAGACAGGCGTTGTTTGTTTGGAAATCGGGTACCTCAAACATCTTCAGATCTCAGCAATGCAAATCACAGAACAGgagtatcattttctttttccaaaaaagtGCACCTAAAATTAGAATCTTCAGCATCAGTTTTCAGTGAGAACACAGAAGAAACTCACGATTGTAACAAGTCacccatttataaaacaaaacaaattgcaGATAAATGCAAGTGCTGCAGGTTTGCAAATAAAGATACACACCTTACCAAGGAAAAAGAAGTAAACATCTCACCAAGCCATCTGGAAAGTGTTTTACACAATACCATCTCCATAAACTCTAAAATTTTGCAAGACAATAACAACTCTATTGATGAGACACTAGAAGATTCAATTGGCATTCATGCTTCATTCTCTAAATCTAACATTCATCTTTCAGATGTAGATTTTACTCCTTccagcagagaaaaagaaactagaaatacATTGAAGAACACTTTAGAAAACTGTGTGAATCACCCATGCCAAGCAAATGCTTCCTTCAGCCCACCAAACATTTACAACCATAGTGATGCCAGGATATTTGAATGCCTGGATGAGTTTTCATCAGCAGAGCCAAGTGAACAAAAGAGTACAGTGCATCTGAATCCAAATTCCAGaatagagaacagagaaaaatctTTAGATAAAACAGAAAGAGTTAGCAAAAATGTTCAAAGACTTGTAAGAGAAGCATGTACCCATAATGTGGCATCTAAACCACTACCTTTTCTCCACGTTCAAAGCAAGGATGGCCACACCACTCTTCAATGGCCTACGGAACTTCTGCTCTTTACAAAAACAGAACCCTGTATCTCTTATGGCTGCAACCCactatattttgattttaagcTTTCTCGGAACACAAAGGAAGACCACAATCCAGAGGACTTAAAAACAGAATTGTGTAAGAAGTCCTTGGAAGTGAAGACTAAAAGAGAGAGCCAAGTCTCAGGTGTAATCGAAGACCAACAAAAATTGATCCAAGAAGATAATCAATATCTGAAACCAAAGATGATGATAGCTAATCCGGATTGGGAAAAATTCCAGAGGAAATATAATTTGGACTACAGTGATTCTGAGCCAAATAAGAGTGAATATGCTTTTAGTGCAAAtgatttggaaatgaaaaatccTGAAGTGCCTCTTTACCTCAATACATCTCTAAAGGATTATACTGGAAAGAATAATAGTGAGAACGAACTTAAGGAAGCTTCAAGGGCCCATTGGCAAGGCAGCAGAAAGGTAGTTCTAAATGATACAGATGAGGACCTATCTTGTCCTTCCTACATCTCTAGGACTAAAAAGAATATATTGATTCCCTGCAATCCTCATTTGGAATTTGAAGATGAAAGACAATTGAACTGCAAGTCCAGTTGTTATACAGTAGGGGGTAACAGTGACCATGGGAAAGACTTCAGTGTAATTTTAAAGAGTAACCACATCAGCATGACCAACAAGGTTTCTGGATGTGGAGACCGAAGATACAAGAGATGCTCTCCAAAGTCATCTTTGAGTAGATATTCTTGCTCTTCGGACACATCCCCTAGCAGCATGTCTAGCTTGAGAAGTACTTGTTCAAGTCATAGATTCAATGGTAATAGCAGAGGtaattttctctgcttctataaAAGAGAACACCACTCAGTTGAAAGGCACAAACGGAAATGTCTGAAGCACAACTGCCTCTACTTGTCTGATGAAATAGCAAAGAGCAGTCAAATGCAGTCTGAACCACAGAAAGAGAGGAACTGCAAATTGTgggaatcatttaaaaatgaaaaatactcaaaACGTAGATATTGTCACTgtagagaaagacaaaaactgggcaaaaatCAACAACAATTTTCAGGGCTAAAATCTACGAGAATCATCTGTTGTGATTCTAACTCACAGATTTCCTGTACTGGAAGCAGTAAAAAACCACCTAATTGCCAGGGAACTCAGTACGATAGATTGGACTCTTACTCAAGGGAGAAAATTTATTACTTGAATAAAGGCAAGAGAAATCAAGAGTCTTTGGGCAGCCCTCACATTTGTGATCTGGGAAAAGTCAGGCCCATGAAGTATAACTCCGGGAACATCAGCTGCCTTCTAAAGAACTGTTCCAGTGGCCCTTCAGAAACTACAGAATCGAACATTACAGAAGGAGAGAGGAGCCCTCTGACGGCAAAAAGCCTTTTAGAAAGAGTACAAGCCAAGAAATGTCAAGAACAATCAAGTAATGTTGAGGTCTCTTCAAACAGTTGTAAAAATGAATTAGAGGCTCCTTCGCAAGTCCCATGCACAATTCAACTTGTACCATCAGGCTGTAACAGACAAGCATTGCCTTTGTCTGAAAAAATACAGTATGCAAGTGAGAGCAGAAATGATCAAGACAGTGCAATTCCAAGGACTACGgagaaagacaaaagcaaaagctcacagacaaataattttacaattttagcAGACACTGATTGTGATAACCATCTTTCTAAAGGTATAATTCACCTAGTAACAGAGTCTCAGTcactaaacataaaaatgaatccaacaacaaaagaacaatcAAAACCTTTAATTAGTGAAATCCAACCTTTTATTCAATGCTGTGACCCAGTACCAAATGAATTCCCTGGTGCTTTTCCATCTAATAGATATACTGGTGTTACTGATTCAACAGAGACCAAAGAAGACCAAATAAATCTAGACTTACAGGATGCAAGCATGCATATAAATCATGTAGAGGGAAATATAAACTCTTACTATGACAGAACTATGCAGAAGCCTGACAAAGTCAAAGACGAATTAGACGTGTGTCATaaatctctctctccccctttaaTTCAACAACCCATAACATTTTCTCCTGACGAAATAGATAAATATAAGATCCTACAGCTACAAGCCCAGCAGCATATGCAGAAGCAACTCCTGTCAAAGCATCTTCGAGTTTTGCCTGCTGCAGGGCCTACTGCCTTCTCTCCGGCTTCAACCGTACAGACAGTTCCAGTTCACCAGCACACTTCTATCACTACCATCCACCACACGTTCCTGCAGCATTTTGCTGTTTCTGCTTCCTTAAGTTCTCATAACAGTCACCTCCCTATTGCTCATCTACATCCTCTTTCACAGGCACATTTCACTCCTATTTCATTTTCGACTCTGACTCCAACCATTATACCTGCACACCCCACTTTCTTAGCAGGTCATCCCCTGCATTTAGTAGCTGCTACCCCCTTCCACCCATCTCACATAACACTTCAGCCCCTGCCCCCTACAGCATTTATTCCTACATTGTTTGGCCCTCACTTAAATCCAGCCACAACTTCTATCATCCACTTGAATCCTTTAATCCAACCAGTATTCCAAGGTCAAGATTTTTGCCATCATTCTTGCTCTAGCCAGATGCAACAGTTAAATGAAGTGAAAGAGGCCTTAAATGTGTCCACACACTTGAACTAA